The DNA segment aaataaaaataagtaaaatcgGTTACAGAAGGTTTCttggatttgttgttgttgtttttgtttgtttacattttaattagttaAATATAAAGTTGATAAGATTGTACATGTGATAAAGCATACTCGGGTTCAAATTGCGGGAAAAAAATGCgaaaaaattgtaaatagtttaaatcttttttgtgTGAATTGAATTAtcttattcattaaaaaagggTGCAAAAGGTTGATTCTGCAAACAGGTAACAAAAATAAGTCGATTTTAAAAATACGTAtaaaacgatttttttttttcaatgcgtattttttatttactttgcatatttttggattttttttaaaaaaaaggtatttgcGGTATGTGAACTATTTCGGCTGTAAGAAAATGCTGAAATGCGTTCAGGGTGAAAAACACTGGGCTTCAACTCAGCGGTCACTAATGACCTCAATGAAGCGTcgaaattaaacaaacaaaaacaaaaaagtcggAGTTTTTAAGAAATCCGACATTAACCTAAAGGGAATGGGTTATTAATATGTTGTCATAACGTTTAAATAGAAACCTTCAGTATCATTTTACTATATTGAcccaaaattgtttttttccatttatttatttacttgtattaaaaataacagCATGGAAACGAAATAATATTTCGGCTGTTTCAGGACCATGGACTGATTTGGAAAGTTTCCAAATGTGATCAAAGCCGCATGCGTAAAAACAGAGCATTTTCAGTGAACAAGTgtttaaaaaggagaaaaaacccCTGCATttagaaaaagggaaaaaaaaagtaatatactACATCAATTACCGCCGTGTTTTCTTTTGTGCCTTTGGATGATTGGCTGGAGAAGTTCTGCGTTTTTGTAATTCCTCTAAAATCCAATGCCCGGCTCTTATTGGTGGCTGAACTCGTTGCATCACGACGATCATGACGCGAGGCGTCTTCCTGCTTCCTTTATTCGCGTCTTCAAGTGCATCTTGGTGGATGCGAGCGCGACAAAAGCCTGCGGTCCCGCTGGTGGTCGCCGAGACGGACAATTTCCAGGTAGAGAAGAGGAGCGGCGCACAAGAGCTCACtcgctcaaacacacactctctctctctctctctctctctctctctctctctctctctcgaaaCTACACCGTTCTTCCAGGCTTGGGAAGCAGTCCTATCAATCTTCAGTTTCACTCCTCCAAAGAAGCTCGGACCTTTCAGATCTTCGTGGCGTCGTGTAAGTtccctctctttatctctttgtcgatctctttctttttttatcaataGCGGATGATTTCTAACTCAAATCTAACCAGTCGCTTTATTGTTACTGCAAATTAGAGCAATGAAAAGAAACACATGGCGTTTGAAAGTCCATTCCATCTATTTTGCcttacaaaaattatatatatatattaatttaaatatatatatatatatatatatatatatatatatatatatatatatatatatattaattttgcGCAAATTTGTCCATGTGCGCTTTTTTTCTGTGCGTACGCGAAGTGCGCGTTTCGCACGTTTTCATGCGCTCTCTTGCTGCTTCGCTTTACTTTAAACGGACAGGTTGCATGTGTGccaacaaacatacaaacaagcaaaaaaaaacacaagaaaacgaCCTTTGTTGTATTTATGCTGCTGTCGGCTGGTGCGTCATTACGCACGTCGTAAAAGTAGCGCGAGGAACTGAGTGCCGAGAAGCTTTGCGGGTCTCaggtgttcatttgttttgttcccAGCACAGAAAGTGTTTGCTCAGAGATGATGTGTTGAAGGTGGAAACGATTTAAGCTGACCATGTAAAAACTGTGCACATGTGCTTCCTGTTTGGAGATTTACGACACTTTTGgacactttttttatattctgttcaTAAATGAAAGGTGATTTGTTGGATATCTTTCACCTATCACCACCCCTCCATCCCCCCCACATCCTCCACACATCCTCACCaccacaaatacaaaaaataggAAAGAACTTTTCAAAATAACAATGTATGAATTCTATATTTGCCTGGggaagtgtatatatatatatatatatatatatatatatatatatatatatatatatatatatacacacacacacacacacacaacttataaaCAGGTTCAGTTTTCTGGACTCGGTGCAATTTTAGTTTCTTTTAATACAGGATCGTAACAGGGTTTACATTGTTCTTATAAGTTTCAAAGGACTGATTAAATAATATTAGGGTAAAATAGGgttggttaaataatattatgacaGCAATATTAATACAtaggagatatatatatatatatatatatatatatgtgtgtgtatatgtatgtatatgtatgtatgtaatcaTTTAATGACTATATTATCATTAAACTGGAAATTAGAATGAAGAACACTGAATTTTTActgaatttttaaaaaatcaatttaatagTTATATGCCGTGTTTGATGCCATTTGTAAAATCCAAtgcaaaatattacttttttcttttgatatgcttaaagaaatttttatttttaacctgaAAAGTAAATAGAGGTGAGTTAATGTGCTTTAGAGACCATTTTAACTTCCAATGTGATTATAATATGATACAACCAATTGATTTGAGTTGTTTCTATAAGAATGCTCGAGTTTACAATGTCTTTATAGTTACAAACTTGCCTTCCTGTTCAAAACGCATAATATACGTAATGCTAAAAAACTAATTGTGATAATAGGGATTATTCATGTATAGCAGATTTTCAATAATGTCATCTTATACACGAAAAAACCCTTTACCCTAATAATATTtgatctttcttttctttccccccCTCACTTGTCTCTCAGAGTTCTCAAGCTGTGTCCAGCTGGCAGGCTTTTCAAATGGCGTAACAACATTTCCAGTGATGCCGGACCATGACAACGCGTCCCTTTTAATTAGACAAACTAAGAGAAGAAGAGTTGACATTGGAGTGAAAAGGACTGCAGGTACTGTGTCTGTAGATTTAGCGCATATAAAAGCAAGCAATTTTAGTGCCATGAATCCCCACGGAGCTGAGCAGGATGTCAACCGTTCAGTGGTGCAGCACACAGACAGCGAGAAGTCCAACGTGCTTCACAAGTTGCTGAAGCGTGCCAGCTCTTATGAAGACACCTTGGTGTCCTTTCCTGGAGCGACCATCATCTCGCAGCTGCTGAAAAACAATTTGACCAAAAACGGGGCAAACGAACCAGACTTTCAGAGCAATGGCCTCTCCAGGTCGGGGTCCGAGATCCACCAGGAGGACGCCTGCAGCACATCGTCCCGGGGCAGTCCTCAGGAGTGTCTGTCCCCTTTCAGCAGGCCTTCCATGGCACAATTCGACATCGATCGGTTGACGGATGAGCATCTGAGAGCTAAGCGTGCCAGAGTGGAGAATATAATCCGCGGGATGAGCCACTCTCCGAATGTCACACACCGTTTAGGTGAGGCCGAACGTGACGGGGCGCCCCAACCCCTAAGCCCTCGAGAGAGTTACAGGGAAAACAAACGCAAGCAGAAACTTCCCCAGCAGCAACAGAGTTTCCAGCAACTCATTTCGGCTCGCAAAGAGCAAAAGCACGAGGAGCGTCGGCATCTCAAGCTTCAGCTCGAGGACATGCAGAAACAGCTCCGTCAGCTCCAAGAGAAGTTCTATCAGATCTATGATAGCACTGACTCCGAGAATGACGAAGACGGAAACCTCTCGGAGGACAGCCTGCATTCCGATGGACTGGACAATCATATCTCTGACTCGGTTACAAACCGCTCCGAAAATGAGATGTCTGACCTGGATCCGGGACATTTCTTGGACCAGGCCCAGGCCATTATTTGTGAGCAGACCATAATGACCGATGGGGAGAAACCTAAACGGGATGGCTCTCGAAGCAAAGGTCACAAGGCAATGTCCATGCACGCAGAAGGGAAACAACTAGCCGAAACACTGAAACAGGAACTAAACACTGCAATGACCCAAGTGGTCGACACAGTGGTAAAGGTCTTTGTAAAAACTCCATATCCACTTCCTCAGGGCTTCCCGACCATCCAGACACCCCCTGACCGATTTGTGGTGAATCGCGAGAATCCGAACTTTCATGCCACGAACCAGCGTTTACAGTGTTTCAGTGACGTCATCATTCCTAATCCACTCAACTCGTTTAGCAATATGCGAGTCCCCAGCTCAAATGACCAAACCGAAGCCCTGCCGCTAGTGGTTAAAAAGAACTCCACAGACCAGCCTGGATCTCTACCCACACCCTCAAACCACCACCCCGGTCTTCACTCATCACCATTATCGTCTACCATGGCGTTTAGTCCTCCATCCTTCCGACATCCTTTTCCCCTTCATATTATGGGTTATCCTTTTCAAAGCCCCCTAGGTGCCCCGAGTGGGCCTTATCCAAGCAAAGACAGGTCTTCTCCTGAGTCTATGGACCTGTCTAGAGAAACCACTAGCCTACGGACCAAGATGTCATCCAGTCACCTCAGCCTCCATCGTCCAATCTCACCAATGCACCCAGGAAACCCTGAAGGCCTTTCGATATCTCTCATCAAATCAGAATGTGGGGACCTCCAAGACTTGTCTGATATCTCTCCATATTCAGGAAGTACAATATCCTTTCTCAATAATTGATGTCTACATAAATGtcttttgggttgttttttaaatagattctAAAAGGTTATTacgattaaatatatatttatataaagataaaaccGACGAATTGGTCTAGAAGAATTTCAAGGTATATTCAAATCCTGTGTCCCTTCACGGGGGCTTTCAAGTGTTCACTTCCAAGGGCGCAAGTGCTAAAAAGCTTCACCCTGACAAACATACCTCCTGtcttctctctctattctcAAATTATCATAGAGAGACTCACAATACCCCCCCTCTTCATCACAGGCCATGCGAAGACTTTGTACATCAATGCTCAAAGCAAATCAGATTTCAAAGCCAGGAAGTAAAAAGGCCAAGTGGGAGCCTTTTGCCAAAAAGATCTTAGTGTCTCGTGTTTttgaaaaatgacaaaaatcgTATCAGTCAGTGAATgggcatttgtttttttttgttttttgtttttcttctttgtttcaCGGAAATAATTTGTAAACCCTTATTTTCACTGCGCTTTCCTCCCCTTAATTCTCATCTAGTGCTTCAGAGAATA comes from the Silurus meridionalis isolate SWU-2019-XX chromosome 8, ASM1480568v1, whole genome shotgun sequence genome and includes:
- the prox1a gene encoding LOW QUALITY PROTEIN: prospero homeobox protein 1a (The sequence of the model RefSeq protein was modified relative to this genomic sequence to represent the inferred CDS: deleted 1 base in 1 codon) → MPDHDNASLLIRQTKRRRVDIGVKRTAGTVSVDLAHIKASNFSAMNPHGAEQDVNRSVVQHTDSEKSNVLHKLLKRASSYEDTLVSFPGATIISQLLKNNLTKNGANEPDFQSNGLSRSGSEIHQEDACSTSSRGSPQECLSPFSRPSMAQFDIDRLTDEHLRAKRARVENIIRGMSHSPNVTHRLGEAERDGAPQPLSPRESYRENKRKQKLPQQQQSFQQLISARKEQKHEERRHLKLQLEDMQKQLRQLQEKFYQIYDSTDSENDEDGNLSEDSLHSDGLDNHISDSVTNRSENEMSDLDPGHFLDQAQAIICEQTIMTDGEKPKRDGSRSKGHKAMSMHAEGKQLAETLKQELNTAMTQVVDTVVKVFVKTPYPLPQGFPTIQTPPDRFVVNRENPNFHATNQRLQCFSDVIIPNPLNSFSNMRVPSSNDQTEALPLVVKKNSTDQPGSLPTPSNHHPGLHSSPLSSTMAFSPPSFRHPFPLHIMGYPFQSPLGAPSGPYPSKDRSSPESMDLSRETTSLRTKMSSSHLSLHRPISPMHPGNPEGLSISLIKSECGDLQDLSDISPYSGSQIQEGLSPNHLKKAKLMFFYTRYPSSNMLKMFFSDVKFNRCITSQLIKWFSNFREFYYIQMEKFARQAINDGVTGTEELTVSRDCELYRALNMHYNKANDFEVPERFLEVAQITLREFFNAIVAGKDVDPSWKKAIYKVICKLDSDIPEIFKSPNCLQELLHE